The Streptomyces achromogenes genome window below encodes:
- a CDS encoding proline dehydrogenase family protein: MLGPVILAASRSDRMRRLISAAPVTKQVVDRFIPGETVDDVVPIIEELTGRGLELTMDVVGEDITTPEQAFAARDAYLALVGRLGELELGERVEMSVKLSMFGQALDGGHELAVANVRPVVEAAAAIGTTVTLDAEDHTTLDSMFAVHEELRKDFPQTGCVIQAYLFRTEADARRLAASGSRVRLVKGAYKEPAEVAHQDRHEIDKAYVRILRTLMEGEGYPMIGSHDPRLISIGQELARKAGRKPDEYEFQMLYGIRSDEHLRLAAEGHRMRVYTAYGTDWYGYFMRRLAEKPANLRFFARSMVSKG, from the coding sequence GTGCTGGGTCCCGTGATTCTCGCCGCGTCGCGCAGCGACCGGATGCGACGCCTGATCTCGGCGGCTCCGGTGACGAAGCAGGTCGTCGACCGTTTCATCCCCGGCGAGACGGTCGACGACGTCGTCCCGATCATCGAAGAGCTCACCGGGCGGGGGCTGGAGCTGACGATGGACGTCGTCGGCGAGGACATCACCACGCCCGAGCAGGCCTTCGCAGCCCGGGACGCCTACCTGGCGCTGGTCGGCCGGCTGGGGGAGCTCGAGCTCGGCGAGCGGGTCGAGATGTCCGTGAAGCTGTCGATGTTCGGCCAGGCGCTGGACGGGGGCCACGAGCTGGCCGTCGCCAACGTCCGTCCGGTCGTCGAGGCCGCCGCCGCCATCGGCACCACCGTCACCCTCGACGCCGAGGACCACACCACCCTCGACTCGATGTTCGCCGTCCACGAGGAACTGCGGAAGGACTTCCCGCAGACCGGCTGCGTCATCCAGGCCTACCTCTTCCGCACCGAGGCCGACGCCCGCCGGCTCGCCGCGAGCGGCAGCCGGGTGCGGCTGGTGAAGGGCGCCTACAAGGAGCCCGCCGAGGTCGCCCACCAGGACCGGCACGAGATCGACAAGGCGTACGTGCGGATCCTGCGGACCCTGATGGAGGGCGAGGGGTACCCGATGATCGGCTCCCACGACCCGCGCCTCATCTCCATCGGGCAGGAGCTCGCGCGCAAGGCCGGCCGCAAGCCCGACGAGTACGAGTTCCAGATGCTGTACGGGATCAGGAGCGACGAGCACTTGCGGCTCGCCGCCGAGGGGCACCGCATGCGCGTCTACACCGCCTACGGCACCGACTGGTACGGCTACTTCATGCGCCGGCTCGCGGAGAAGCCGGCGAACCTGCGCTTCTTCGCGCGCTCGATGGTCAGCAAGGGCTGA
- the pruA gene encoding L-glutamate gamma-semialdehyde dehydrogenase, with translation MDAVTQVPTPVNEPVHGYAPGSPERARLEARLKELADNPIDLPCTIGGERRMGGGERFDVVQPHHHKSRLGTYANATRQDAQDAVDAALAAAPAWRAMSFDDRAAIILRAAELLAGPWRETLAASTMLGQSKTAQQAEIDCPCELVDFWRFNVAYARQILAEQPPANSPGVWNRLDHRPLEGFVYAITPFNFTAIAGNLPTAPALMGNVVVWKPSPTQTHAAVLLMRLLEEAGLPKGVINLVTGDGLEVSEVALNHRDLAGIHFTGSTKTFQHLWKTVGANIEKYRTYPRLVGETGGKDFVVAHPSADRAVLKTALTRGAFEYQGQKCSATSRAYIPASIWNSGFKEEFAAEVDGLTMGDVTDLSHFIGAVIDERSFAKNKAAIDRAEADPACTIVAGGTYDDSVGWFVRPTVVECTDPENEVFTTEYFGPFLAVHVYDDSSAEAYDAMLTQMESVSDYALTGSVIANDRAAAAYTMEKLRYAAGNFYINDKSTGAVVGQQPFGGGRASGTDDKAGAPQNLMRWTLTRAIKETLVPPTDHTYPHMG, from the coding sequence ATGGACGCTGTGACCCAGGTCCCCACCCCCGTCAACGAGCCGGTGCACGGCTATGCCCCCGGCTCGCCCGAGCGGGCCCGGCTGGAGGCCAGGCTCAAGGAACTGGCCGACAACCCGATCGACCTGCCCTGCACCATCGGCGGCGAGCGCCGGATGGGCGGCGGGGAGCGTTTCGACGTCGTCCAGCCGCACCACCACAAGTCCCGCCTCGGCACATACGCCAACGCCACCCGGCAGGACGCCCAGGACGCCGTCGACGCGGCCCTCGCCGCCGCGCCCGCCTGGCGCGCGATGTCCTTCGACGACCGTGCCGCGATCATCCTGCGCGCCGCCGAACTGCTGGCCGGCCCCTGGCGGGAGACGCTGGCCGCCTCCACCATGCTCGGCCAGTCGAAGACCGCCCAGCAGGCGGAGATCGACTGCCCCTGCGAGCTCGTCGACTTCTGGCGCTTCAACGTGGCCTACGCCCGCCAGATCCTGGCCGAGCAGCCCCCGGCCAACTCCCCGGGCGTCTGGAACCGTCTCGACCACCGCCCGCTCGAGGGCTTCGTCTACGCGATCACGCCGTTCAACTTCACGGCGATCGCGGGCAATCTGCCGACCGCGCCCGCGCTGATGGGCAACGTGGTCGTCTGGAAGCCGTCGCCGACGCAGACGCACGCCGCCGTGCTGCTGATGCGGCTGCTGGAGGAGGCCGGGCTGCCCAAGGGCGTGATCAACCTGGTCACCGGCGACGGCCTGGAGGTCTCCGAGGTCGCCCTGAACCACCGCGACCTCGCCGGCATCCACTTCACCGGCTCCACCAAGACCTTCCAGCACCTGTGGAAGACGGTCGGCGCCAACATCGAGAAATACCGCACCTACCCGCGTCTGGTCGGCGAGACCGGCGGCAAGGACTTCGTCGTCGCCCACCCGAGCGCCGACCGCGCCGTGCTGAAGACGGCCCTCACCCGGGGCGCCTTCGAGTACCAGGGCCAGAAGTGCAGCGCGACCTCCCGGGCCTACATCCCGGCGTCGATCTGGAACTCCGGCTTCAAGGAGGAGTTCGCGGCCGAGGTCGACGGCCTCACCATGGGCGACGTCACCGACCTGTCCCACTTCATCGGCGCGGTCATCGACGAGCGTTCCTTCGCCAAGAACAAGGCGGCCATCGACCGCGCCGAGGCGGACCCGGCCTGCACGATCGTCGCGGGCGGTACCTACGACGACTCGGTGGGCTGGTTCGTGCGCCCGACCGTCGTCGAGTGCACCGACCCGGAGAACGAGGTCTTCACCACCGAGTACTTCGGCCCGTTCCTCGCCGTGCACGTCTACGACGACAGTTCGGCCGAGGCGTACGACGCCATGCTGACCCAGATGGAGTCGGTCTCGGACTACGCGCTCACCGGCTCGGTCATCGCCAACGACCGCGCCGCCGCCGCGTACACGATGGAGAAGCTGCGCTACGCGGCCGGCAACTTCTACATCAACGACAAGTCGACCGGCGCCGTCGTCGGGCAGCAGCCCTTCGGGGGCGGCCGGGCCTCCGGCACCGACGACAAGGCCGGCGCCCCGCAGAACCTGATGCGCTGGACGCTGACCCGCGCCATCAAGGAGACGCTGGTCCCGCCGACCGACCACACCTACCCGCACATGGGCT